The window TCAATACCGTATTTTTCGCTATTCATAAGAATTTCCGCAATAGCTAAGAATTTGGCAACATAGAGAGAGGTTTCCGTCTTTAAGAATTTTTTTTCGGCCAGATACCAATAGTTTCGGCTTCCAGCCCTCTTTATAGCCTTATCCAAAGCCCCTACCCCGCAATTATAAGCTGCAAGAGCCAAATACCAGTCATTATAATAATTATAATTCCATCTAAGCTTTTTTACTGCTGCAGTGCTGGTCTTCCATGGATCCCGCCTTTCATCAATCCATTCATCGATATGAATATCATAGCCGCCTATACTGTTCCGCATAAATTGCCAAATACCTACAGCCCCCGATTTTGACACAGCCTTAGGCGAAAAACCCGACTCTATAACCGGTAAAAATAATAGTTCGGGAGGAAGATTTTCCCTGCGTAATTCTTCAATAATAAAATTGCGGTAAGGGCTCGACCTTTTCATAATCGCTTCCAAATACCTTAAACCATTTTCATTCAGATACTGATTTCTAAATTTTTCAATTAGAGGATATTTTGAAGACACAATAACCGTGCCGTGAAGCGATTTTTGGCGGTTATAAGAGAGATTCGATTTATTAAGCTGCCTAAGTTTTACGGATTCGTCCTTTGTAAAATTTAAAGAGGCTGAGTGAATTAAATCAAAACCTAAAAAAACAAAGACTATAAAAAAAAGCCGAGTCTTCACTAAATTTTTTCTCCGTAGTAAATACCTGCCCACTCCCATCTTCCGTGAATTTCGGGATCTGCCGGGAAGTTTACTTTTCTAAAGTACAGGTACCATATTCTTGAATATTGATTCCAGCCCGAAGTTTTAAGATAGGCCTCGTGGGGTGTAGAAGAAGGATCAATTTCAGGCTCTATTTTTATATAAGTTCCGTACATAAAATTTCTTAAAGAAAAATCGGGAGAACCGTAAATATCGGAAAGCTCCTGTTTCCACGCCATAGAAAAAAAGTTTACCTTTGAACGGTAACGCTCCAAGGTATCATAGTCCTTCCTCTGAATTGCCGATTTAATAACGGACAAAAGCTCATCAAGGCTTTCCATTGTCCAGCTCTTTGTTGAAGAGCTGTAGTCTACGATTTTTCGGGCATAGCCGTAATTATCCGGGATGCCCGGGATAATCAAATCAAAACGGCCGAGGCCTATAAATTTTGAATAGCTTTGAATGGCCAAATTCCATTCTCCGAGCTTTTCGTAATTTTGTGCAAGCATAAAATAGGAATAAGCAGGATCAATGCTGTCATAAAAGTTGGAAAGCAAAAGAGAATAGTACTCTACAAGGCGTTTAGGATCATTCGTTATATTTATCAAATTTTTTAAACTTAAATATTGAATCGACTTTCCCGAAATTTCCATATCCTTATCAAGTTTTATAACCCTTTCAAAAAAATAGGCAGCCGGCTCATTCA of the Treponema denticola ATCC 35405 genome contains:
- a CDS encoding tetratricopeptide repeat protein — encoded protein: MKNKFILMFMLCLIFISCKQDPDLYLYDDMDNLKDEQKTLIEVLKKTESKEMSFAVKDRIAKNLKVKKKNKLLIVFLSSLVENDPDDTYKGYWLLMLANEYMEQKMNEPAAYFFERVIKLDKDMEISGKSIQYLSLKNLINITNDPKRLVEYYSLLLSNFYDSIDPAYSYFMLAQNYEKLGEWNLAIQSYSKFIGLGRFDLIIPGIPDNYGYARKIVDYSSSTKSWTMESLDELLSVIKSAIQRKDYDTLERYRSKVNFFSMAWKQELSDIYGSPDFSLRNFMYGTYIKIEPEIDPSSTPHEAYLKTSGWNQYSRIWYLYFRKVNFPADPEIHGRWEWAGIYYGEKI
- a CDS encoding transglycosylase SLT domain-containing protein codes for the protein MKTRLFFIVFVFLGFDLIHSASLNFTKDESVKLRQLNKSNLSYNRQKSLHGTVIVSSKYPLIEKFRNQYLNENGLRYLEAIMKRSSPYRNFIIEELRRENLPPELLFLPVIESGFSPKAVSKSGAVGIWQFMRNSIGGYDIHIDEWIDERRDPWKTSTAAVKKLRWNYNYYNDWYLALAAYNCGVGALDKAIKRAGSRNYWYLAEKKFLKTETSLYVAKFLAIAEILMNSEKYGIDWGDALDYEATEIIPIKRSIDVILLAEKVKADTDLFSALNPSLKFNITPPNLKYNLRIPLEYKEAVQDLLEKNTLLIKYYSYKIRSGDTLYALSKHYGVSIKSIMNYNPGINASALKIGQVLKIPALKTVNSYRRKNDDQNLEFKDTYVIKKGDTLWSIALKYDVQVETLAEKNGIEVNSVLSLGQKLKVPIIN